A window of the Polaribacter sp. HaHaR_3_91 genome harbors these coding sequences:
- a CDS encoding universal stress protein yields MKKIIVPIDFSVHSEHALKTAALLAKKYKATVYALHMLDLQEISLTESEDNQHEKAIFFLKLAEKKFKDFLVKDFLEGVKLIPVIKQFKVFSEINDIAKELNADLIIMGSEGASGLKEFFVGSNTEKVVRFANLPVLVIKNEMVNADFSDIVVATDFSEESIPGFQRMLKTLDFLNAQKHILYVNLPNEEFKTTSEMEKMANNFLLKAEGDVHRMINVNYVCDRTVEKGILNFSNALGADLISVITHGRKGLSHIFAGSIAEDIANHSTLPIITIKI; encoded by the coding sequence ATGAAAAAAATAATTGTACCCATAGACTTTTCTGTACATTCTGAGCATGCCTTAAAAACGGCTGCTTTGTTAGCAAAAAAATACAAAGCAACTGTTTACGCGTTGCACATGTTAGATTTACAAGAAATTTCTTTAACGGAGAGTGAAGATAATCAGCATGAAAAAGCAATTTTTTTCTTAAAATTAGCAGAAAAAAAGTTTAAAGATTTTCTGGTTAAAGATTTTTTAGAGGGGGTAAAACTTATTCCTGTTATAAAACAGTTTAAAGTTTTTAGTGAGATAAATGACATTGCCAAAGAATTAAATGCAGATTTAATAATTATGGGATCTGAAGGTGCAAGTGGTCTAAAAGAATTTTTTGTAGGTTCTAATACAGAAAAAGTAGTGAGATTTGCAAACTTACCGGTTTTAGTTATAAAAAATGAAATGGTAAATGCTGATTTTTCAGACATTGTGGTAGCCACAGATTTTTCTGAAGAAAGTATTCCTGGATTTCAAAGAATGTTAAAAACATTAGACTTTTTAAATGCCCAAAAACATATTTTATATGTGAATTTACCAAATGAAGAATTTAAAACAACTTCTGAAATGGAAAAAATGGCAAATAATTTTTTATTAAAAGCAGAAGGAGATGTTCATAGAATGATTAATGTAAATTATGTTTGCGATAGAACTGTAGAAAAAGGGATCCTAAATTTTTCGAATGCATTAGGAGCAGATTTAATTTCTGTAATTACGCATGGTAGAAAAGGATTATCTCATATTTTTGCAGGAAGTATTGCCGAGGATATTGCAAATCATTCTACCTTGCCAATTATTACGATTAAAATTTAA
- a CDS encoding glycoside hydrolase: MKTYKLLFLLLIFIQLSCNSQQKKINGLSFVASRDTINKTHINSVLEAQSNYVALMPFGFIRDLSFPKVGFNSSRQWFGETRGGLLQYAEEFQKKNVKIMVKPQIWVGHGFFTGDIKMDSEENWKTLEVSYSDFILTYAKAAQEINADIFCIGTELEDFVMNRPEYWHQLIIEIKKVYKGKLTYAANWDEYKRVIFWKELDFIGVDAYFPLSDKKTPSVKEFELSWQPHKKEILQVQQKFNKPILFTEFGYRSVDYTGKEPWDANRVEGSVNLQAQVNGLQAIHNQFWKEEWFAGGFIWKWFHKHDKVGGNNDNRFTPQNKPAEATIRKLYQEN; the protein is encoded by the coding sequence ATGAAAACCTATAAACTACTTTTTTTATTGTTGATATTCATTCAGTTATCATGCAATAGTCAACAGAAAAAAATAAACGGATTAAGTTTTGTTGCATCAAGAGATACAATAAATAAAACACATATAAATTCGGTCTTAGAAGCGCAAAGTAATTATGTTGCATTAATGCCATTTGGATTTATCAGAGACCTTTCTTTTCCTAAAGTTGGTTTTAATTCTAGCAGACAGTGGTTTGGAGAAACTAGAGGAGGTTTATTGCAGTATGCAGAAGAATTTCAGAAAAAGAATGTAAAAATTATGGTGAAACCTCAAATTTGGGTTGGTCATGGTTTTTTTACAGGTGATATAAAAATGGATTCTGAAGAGAACTGGAAAACATTAGAAGTTTCTTACTCAGATTTTATCTTAACCTATGCAAAAGCAGCACAAGAAATTAATGCAGACATATTTTGTATTGGTACAGAATTAGAAGATTTTGTAATGAATAGGCCAGAATATTGGCATCAATTAATTATAGAAATCAAAAAAGTTTACAAAGGGAAATTAACCTACGCTGCAAATTGGGATGAATATAAACGTGTTATATTTTGGAAGGAATTAGACTTTATTGGTGTAGATGCTTACTTTCCTTTAAGCGATAAAAAAACACCTTCTGTGAAGGAGTTCGAATTAAGTTGGCAGCCTCACAAAAAAGAAATTTTACAAGTTCAACAGAAATTTAATAAACCTATTTTATTTACAGAGTTCGGTTACCGAAGTGTAGATTATACAGGTAAAGAACCTTGGGACGCAAATAGGGTAGAAGGTAGTGTAAATTTGCAAGCTCAGGTAAATGGTTTACAAGCAATCCATAATCAGTTTTGGAAAGAAGAATGGTTTGCAGGTGGTTTTATCTGGAAGTGGTTTCATAAACACGATAAAGTTGGTGGAAATAATGATAATAGATTTACACCCCAAAATAAACCAGCAGAAGCAACAATTAGAAAATTATATCAAGAAAATTAG
- a CDS encoding NAD(P)/FAD-dependent oxidoreductase: MKHIVIIGNGISGVTTARHIRKNSDHKITIVSAETKYFFSRTALMYVYMGHMKFEHTQPYENWFWKKNRIELREGFVSNVNTDKKELEFKDASTLSYDQLIIATGSKPNKFGWPGQDLDGVMGMYHKQDLEKLEKFAPDNKACKRAVIVGGGLIGIELAEMLRSRKIPVTFLVREDSFWNGVLPTQESEMINNHIKEHHIDLRLSTNLKEIKSDENGRVKSIIIEETGEEIPCNVVGLTAGVTPNIDFLKESGIALGRGVKVNRFLETNIKDVFAIGDCAEQHEAIGQRRNIEAVWYTGRMMGETLAQTICGNKTAYKPGHWFNSAKFLDIEYQTYGWVFSEKGKQENETYFQWQHPTEHKCITISFDKNTHLFLGINTFGIRMRHEIFDKWLTENQSIEHVLEYLADANFDPEFFKLHEAEILAKFNTENNTNIQSKKKSWKRIFSLN; encoded by the coding sequence ATGAAGCATATTGTAATAATCGGTAACGGAATTTCTGGAGTTACCACTGCGAGACATATCAGAAAAAATTCTGATCATAAAATAACAATCGTTTCTGCAGAAACTAAATATTTCTTTTCTAGAACTGCCCTTATGTATGTCTACATGGGACACATGAAGTTTGAACATACACAACCTTACGAGAATTGGTTTTGGAAAAAAAACCGCATAGAACTACGAGAAGGATTTGTTAGTAATGTAAATACAGACAAAAAAGAATTAGAGTTTAAAGATGCATCTACTCTTTCTTACGATCAATTAATTATAGCAACAGGATCTAAACCCAATAAATTTGGCTGGCCAGGGCAAGATTTAGATGGAGTTATGGGTATGTATCATAAACAAGATTTAGAAAAATTAGAAAAGTTTGCACCAGACAACAAGGCTTGTAAACGCGCAGTAATTGTTGGTGGTGGGTTAATCGGTATTGAATTAGCAGAAATGTTAAGAAGCAGAAAAATACCTGTTACTTTTTTAGTGCGTGAAGATAGTTTCTGGAACGGGGTTTTACCTACACAAGAGTCGGAAATGATTAACAATCATATAAAAGAACATCATATAGATTTACGTTTAAGCACCAATTTAAAAGAGATTAAATCTGATGAAAACGGACGTGTAAAATCGATTATTATTGAAGAAACTGGAGAAGAAATTCCTTGTAATGTGGTTGGATTAACTGCTGGTGTAACTCCAAATATAGATTTCTTAAAAGAATCTGGTATCGCCTTAGGTCGTGGTGTAAAAGTAAATCGATTTTTAGAAACAAATATAAAAGATGTTTTTGCAATTGGAGATTGTGCAGAACAACACGAAGCTATTGGGCAACGTAGAAATATTGAAGCTGTTTGGTACACTGGTAGAATGATGGGCGAAACTTTAGCGCAAACAATTTGTGGCAATAAAACAGCTTACAAACCTGGACATTGGTTTAACTCTGCAAAGTTTTTAGATATAGAATATCAAACCTATGGTTGGGTCTTTAGCGAAAAAGGTAAGCAAGAAAATGAAACCTATTTTCAATGGCAACATCCAACAGAGCATAAATGTATTACGATTTCTTTTGATAAAAATACACATCTATTTTTAGGGATAAATACCTTCGGAATTAGAATGCGCCATGAAATTTTTGACAAATGGTTAACCGAAAACCAATCTATTGAACATGTTTTAGAGTATTTAGCCGACGCTAATTTCGATCCTGAATTCTTTAAATTACATGAAGCTGAAATTTTAGCAAAATTCAATACAGAAAACAACACCAATATTCAATCCAAAAAGAAAAGTTGGAAACGTATTTTTTCTCTTAATTAA
- a CDS encoding 4Fe-4S dicluster domain-containing protein, with translation MKLIKQSGLIIFLAGLTFFIATVFTGSFNLKQAELDTFIKEKGYKSEIIKEELSKAIVTEENLNIFQFSSRVINAYETSNNHYDALIAKYDSEKNWDAKGKQFQYKISGKPHSISFELAKKSGKGFAADNTGLAWFLTFGLGIIGALMFIVPDVILLGKPGIKNDGIFLSAVTNRGWIGWFTFIFLVTFYILLYFYPDFIVNWVYLVDPISKSLSGNPAGQWFLYGFLYCTVMTVMAVRMYIKYRHNKYQILRTTSVLFFQIVFAFLIPEILVRFQMPWYDFKNAFPLDYDFFFRWNLEELLASGAFGLFILVWGVVLTIVVVPVMVYFFGKRWYCSWVCGCGGLAETLGDPYRQNSSKTLLSWRVERIVIHTVLIFVLVMTGFALYTFFTQESQVLGIKTQTIQDIYGFLIGAIFAGVIGTGFYPIFGNRVWCRFGCPLAAYLGFVQRFKSRFRITTNGGQCISCGNCSTYCEQGIDVRAYAQKGENIIRSSCVGCGICSAVCPRGVLKLENGPEEGRINPTEILLGNDVDLMDLMNKK, from the coding sequence TTGAAACTCATAAAACAATCAGGTTTAATCATCTTCTTAGCAGGATTAACCTTCTTTATAGCTACCGTTTTCACAGGTTCGTTTAACTTAAAACAAGCGGAATTAGATACTTTTATAAAAGAAAAAGGCTATAAAAGTGAAATTATAAAAGAAGAATTATCAAAGGCAATTGTAACAGAAGAAAACTTAAATATTTTTCAATTCTCTAGCCGTGTAATCAATGCTTACGAAACCTCTAATAATCATTACGATGCATTAATTGCTAAATATGATTCAGAGAAAAATTGGGACGCAAAAGGAAAACAATTTCAATATAAGATCTCAGGAAAACCACATAGTATCAGTTTTGAACTTGCAAAAAAATCTGGTAAAGGTTTTGCTGCAGACAATACAGGTTTGGCTTGGTTTTTAACCTTTGGTTTAGGTATTATTGGGGCACTTATGTTTATTGTGCCTGATGTAATTTTACTTGGTAAACCTGGAATTAAAAACGATGGTATTTTCCTAAGCGCAGTTACCAACCGTGGTTGGATTGGTTGGTTTACTTTTATATTCTTGGTTACTTTTTATATTTTACTTTACTTTTATCCAGATTTCATTGTAAACTGGGTGTATTTGGTAGATCCAATAAGTAAATCTCTTAGCGGAAATCCTGCCGGTCAATGGTTCTTATATGGTTTTTTATACTGTACAGTAATGACAGTTATGGCAGTGAGAATGTATATAAAATACCGTCATAATAAATACCAAATATTAAGAACTACTTCTGTTTTATTCTTTCAAATTGTATTTGCTTTTTTAATTCCAGAAATTTTAGTTCGTTTTCAAATGCCTTGGTATGATTTTAAAAATGCTTTTCCTTTAGATTACGACTTTTTCTTTAGATGGAATTTAGAAGAACTGCTTGCTAGTGGTGCTTTCGGCTTATTTATTTTAGTTTGGGGAGTTGTTTTAACTATTGTAGTTGTACCTGTAATGGTTTATTTCTTCGGAAAAAGATGGTATTGTTCTTGGGTTTGTGGTTGTGGTGGTTTGGCAGAAACATTAGGAGATCCTTACAGACAAAACTCTAGTAAAACCCTACTTTCTTGGAGAGTAGAACGTATTGTGATTCATACTGTATTAATTTTTGTTTTGGTAATGACTGGGTTTGCTTTGTACACTTTCTTTACCCAAGAAAGTCAAGTTTTAGGTATTAAGACACAAACGATTCAAGATATTTATGGTTTTTTAATAGGTGCTATTTTTGCGGGAGTGATTGGTACTGGTTTCTACCCAATTTTTGGGAATAGAGTTTGGTGTCGTTTTGGTTGTCCGTTGGCTGCATATTTAGGTTTTGTACAGCGTTTTAAATCTAGGTTTAGAATTACCACAAATGGTGGACAATGTATTTCTTGTGGAAACTGTTCTACATATTGTGAGCAAGGAATTGACGTAAGAGCTTATGCACAAAAAGGAGAAAACATTATACGTTCTAGTTGTGTTGGTTGTGGTATCTGTTCTGCTGTTTGCCCAAGAGGAGTTTTAAAATTAGAAAACGGACCAGAAGAGGGTAGAATTAATCCTACAGAAATCTTATTAGGAAACGATGTTGACTTAATGGATTTGATGAATAAGAAGTAA
- a CDS encoding fasciclin domain-containing protein: protein MKNLSISKYILMSAMAISTLSSCETTSNYEEELPSVANIAVTNQDFSTLEAAAVAGGVAVVLSNPNPGDASGDYTVFAPTNDAFARLGLNENTLGALQKSFLTNTLLYHVSNGNLLNSAISADVSSTSALGIDRRFITRDGDTYINGSKILATDVMASNGTVHVIDKVMIASGADIVQTAIALQTAQVFTSPELTYLVEAVLYADLAGALSASEGSPSFTVFAPTDQAFIDLGAALGLTFTKPEDIRQLPVEVVTSVLLNHVIANDGKFTSELSEGALSPLGGDDLTLGAFTNGTLTVTGLGNGGEVANMVIPDVQTTNGIVHVIDRVLLPNL from the coding sequence ATGAAAAATTTATCTATATCAAAATATATATTAATGTCAGCGATGGCTATTAGTACATTAAGTTCATGTGAAACAACATCTAATTACGAAGAAGAATTACCTTCTGTAGCTAATATTGCTGTTACAAATCAAGATTTTAGTACGTTAGAAGCTGCAGCGGTAGCTGGAGGTGTTGCTGTTGTTTTAAGTAACCCTAATCCAGGAGATGCTTCTGGAGATTATACCGTTTTTGCACCAACTAATGATGCTTTTGCAAGATTGGGATTAAATGAAAATACTTTGGGAGCACTTCAAAAATCATTTTTGACGAATACATTATTATATCATGTTTCTAATGGAAATTTACTTAATTCAGCAATTTCTGCTGATGTTTCTTCAACATCTGCTCTTGGAATTGACAGACGTTTTATAACTCGTGATGGGGATACATATATTAATGGTTCTAAAATATTGGCAACCGATGTTATGGCAAGTAATGGTACTGTGCACGTAATTGATAAAGTTATGATTGCTTCTGGAGCTGATATTGTACAAACAGCAATAGCGCTTCAAACGGCTCAGGTTTTTACATCACCAGAATTAACTTATTTAGTGGAAGCTGTACTTTATGCAGATTTAGCAGGAGCACTTTCTGCTTCGGAAGGTAGCCCTTCATTTACAGTATTTGCACCTACAGACCAGGCATTTATTGATTTAGGTGCTGCATTAGGATTAACTTTTACAAAACCAGAAGATATTCGTCAATTACCAGTAGAGGTAGTAACATCTGTACTTTTAAATCATGTAATAGCAAACGATGGTAAATTTACTTCAGAGTTAAGTGAAGGAGCATTATCTCCATTAGGGGGAGATGATTTAACTTTAGGTGCTTTTACTAATGGTACACTTACGGTTACTGGTTTAGGAAATGGTGGTGAAGTTGCAAATATGGTAATACCAGATGTACAAACAACAAATGGTATCGTTCACGTAATAGATAGAGTATTATTACCAAATCTATAA